The bacterium genome includes the window CACTCGCGCCTCGACGTGCTGATCAACAACGCAGGCATCATGGCCATTCCTCGTCACGAAACGGTCGATGGCTTCGAGATGCAGTTCGGCACCAATCACCTGGGGCACTTTGCGCTTACTGGCCTGCTATTCGAACATCTGCTCGGCACACCGGGTTCCCGTGTGGTCAATGTGAGCAGCAGCGCGCATAAGTTCGGTCGCATCGACTTTGACGATCTGCACCGCCGTAAGAGCTACAAGCGCTGGCAGGTGTACGGACAGAGCAAGCTGGCGAATCTCCTGTTCACTCACGAGCTACAGCGTCGATTCGACTTGAGAGGACACGACTGTCTTGCCGCGGCCTGCCATCCCGGCTGGGCGGCGACGAATCTGCAATCGGCGGGGCCCCGAATGGGCGGTTCCAGATGGATGGGCCGAGTCGTGAACCTGGGGAATGCGCTTCTGGCCCAGGACGCGGCGACGGGGGCGTTGCCGACGCTGTACGCGGCGACTTCAGTCGATGTGCGCGGTGGCGATTACATCGGACCCGGTGGATTTCAGGAAGCCTGGGGCTCGCCGATCAAGGTACGCACGAATTCGCGCGCTCACGACAGCGAAACGGCCGGAAGGCTCTGGCAGGTTTCCGAGCAGCAAACCGGCGTTCGCTATCGGGACCTCTAGTCTCGACTAATGTCCGCGAAACTCGGGGCTGCGTTTCTCGATGAAAGCGCGCACGGCTTCGCGATGGTCCTCCGTCTGGGCGGTACGGATCAGTCCTTCGGCTTCGTGCGCTAGACAGCTGTGCAGGTCTTCGCGCAGCGCGCGATCCAGGTTCTTCTTCATGATTCCGTAAGCGAGGGTCGGGCCTGTGGCCAGCTGATGCGCCAGTTCCAGAGACGCCTTGGCCAGGTCTCCGTCGGCGACCACGCGATTGACGATGCCCAGGCGTTCGCATTCTTCCGCGCTGACGCGCTCGGCCGTGAAGAAAAGCTCCCGCGCTTTCGCGCTACCGACGAGCTGACTCAGGAAGAAGCTCGACCCGTAGTCCCCCGAGAGTCCGATGTTCTTGAAAGCGGTCGTGATGAACGCGGACTTCGCGGCGATTCGCAGATCGCACGCCAGTGCAATCGAAAGTCCCGCGCCGGCCGCTGGACCGGGCAGGGCGGCGATCGTCGGTTTGGGCAGGTCGTAGAGCGCTCCCGTAAGACGGATCTGGCGATCCAGTAGGTCACGGGCTGCGGCCTTCGGATCGGGCCGTTTCGTATCGCCTGTGGCCCGCTTCGCGCGATTCTGTCCCATACCTTTGACGTCCCCGCCTGCACAGAACGCCGTACCCGCGCCGGTCAAGAGCAGGCAGCCGATCGACTCATCTGCTCCGAAAGCCGCGATCATGCGGCGCAACGCGGGGCTCAGATCGTCCGATAGCGAGTTGCGTGCGTGGGGCCGATTCAGGGTCAGCACGGCCACGCGATCTTCGACGCGGGCCAGAAGTTCATCGGTGCCGGTATCGATCACGCGAGCGCCGCCGCCACGGTTCTCGCTGGGCGAATTGAAATCTGCCATCGGATCGTCTCCTCGATGCGGGATTATACTGCTGGAGGAACCTC containing:
- a CDS encoding SDR family NAD(P)-dependent oxidoreductase, with translation HSRLDVLINNAGIMAIPRHETVDGFEMQFGTNHLGHFALTGLLFEHLLGTPGSRVVNVSSSAHKFGRIDFDDLHRRKSYKRWQVYGQSKLANLLFTHELQRRFDLRGHDCLAAACHPGWAATNLQSAGPRMGGSRWMGRVVNLGNALLAQDAATGALPTLYAATSVDVRGGDYIGPGGFQEAWGSPIKVRTNSRAHDSETAGRLWQVSEQQTGVRYRDL
- a CDS encoding enoyl-CoA hydratase; translation: MADFNSPSENRGGGARVIDTGTDELLARVEDRVAVLTLNRPHARNSLSDDLSPALRRMIAAFGADESIGCLLLTGAGTAFCAGGDVKGMGQNRAKRATGDTKRPDPKAAARDLLDRQIRLTGALYDLPKPTIAALPGPAAGAGLSIALACDLRIAAKSAFITTAFKNIGLSGDYGSSFFLSQLVGSAKARELFFTAERVSAEECERLGIVNRVVADGDLAKASLELAHQLATGPTLAYGIMKKNLDRALREDLHSCLAHEAEGLIRTAQTEDHREAVRAFIEKRSPEFRGH